Sequence from the Xylanibacillus composti genome:
CATCCACTTTGTTTTTGGCCATCAGAATGACCTCTGCTTCGATTTCCGCTGCTCGCAAAGCTGCCGTCGTATCCGTCGAAAAGAACGGATTGCCTGTGCCTGCAGCGAAGATCACCACTCGTCCCTTCTCGAGATGGCGGATCGCCCGTCTGCGTATGTAAGGCTCGGCCACTTGCTGCATCTCGATGGAAGTTTGCACACGTGTAGGGACATCCATATTTTCCAAGGCATCCTGCAAAGCCAGCGAGTTCATAACCGTTGCCAACATTCCCATATAGTCTGCTGTTGCACGGTCAATGCCTTGCGAGCTGCCCGCTATGCCTCTCCAGATGTTTCCGCCGCCTACCACTATGGCCACCTCTATGCCAAGCGCATGGACTTCCTTCACTTGCCCGGCGATAGAATGTATGGTATCCGCTTCGATGCCGTAGCCGAGATTTCCCGCTAACGCTTCCCCGCTTAATTTCAGCACAATGCGTTTGTATTTCGGCTGTTCCAAATTCCCTACCTCCATGTCTCGTATTCATTGCTTTCGGCTCCCGCGCACATGGTATCCCGCAAGGCCAGGACAATCCCGATGCGCGAGGGCGCGAAGGCCGCGCAACACCCAACAATCGGCCTTCTCCGTTTAAAAAAGAAGGAACACGGTCGGTGTTCCGAAAAAAGAGGCGCAAGGCTGCGCCTCGTTCTTAGCCTGTATTTTATCTTTTCGCTTGCGCCATAACCTCTTCAACAAAGTTGTCTTCTTTCTTTTCCAGGCCTTCTCCAAGCTCGAAGCGAACAAACCGACGGATCGAGATGTTTTCCCCGATTGTGCTGATTTTTTCGTTCACCAGCTGAGCGATTGTTTTGTCCGGGTCCTTGATGTAGGATTGCTCCAGCAAGCAGTACTCCTCGTAATATTTGCCGAGACGTCCTTCCACCATCTTCTCGACAATCTTCTCCGGTTTGCCTTCATTCAAGGCTTGCGCACGAAGAATTTCACGCTCTTTGTCGAGATCCTCTTGCGGAACGTCTTCCTTGCGTACATAGCGCGGGCTTGCCGCTGCAATCTGCATCGCTACATCGCGAACAAATTCCTTGAATTGATCCGTCTTGGCAACAAAGTCCGTTTCGCAGTTTACTTCTACCAACACGCCGATTCTGCCGCCCGCATGTATGTAAGATTCAACCACGCCTTCTGTCGCTGCACGTCCAGCCTTGCTGGCTGCTGCAGCCAAGCCTTTCTCGCGAAGAATCTCCGATGCCTTTGTAAGGTCTCCATTTGCTTCTTCAAGCGCTTTTTTGCAATCCAGCATGCCGGCGCCAGTCTTCTCGCGCAATTCTTTCACCATCTGAGCAGTTACTGCCATGAGTATCGTTTCCTCCTTCAAGGTTATCAAGATCTTTTTTTCGCACAACCCGGTAAAAAAAGGGTGGTGATAGGTTAATTAACCTGCCGACCACCCTTTCACCTTTGTCACCGATTAAGCTGTAGTTTGTTCTCCTTGATGAGCTTCCACAACAGCGTCCGCCATTTTGGAAGTCAGCAGCTTGACAGCGCGAATTGCGTCGTCGTTGCCTGGGATTACATAATCGATCTCGTCCGGATCACAGTTGGTATCTACAATCCCTACAATCGGAATGCCCAACTTGCGCGCTTCTGCCACGGCAATGCGTTCTTTCCGCGGATCAATAACGAACAGCGCATCCGGCAAGCGTTCCATGCCTTTGATGCCGCCAAGGAATTTCTCCAGACGGGCTTTTTCCTTGTTCAGCAGAATAACTTCCTTCTTCGGAAGCACATCGAAAGTGCCGTCTTCTGCCCAACGCTCCAGCTCTTTCAAGCGGTTGATCCGTTTGCGGATCGTCTCGAAGTTCGTAAGCGTACCGCCCAGCCAGCGCTGGTTGATATAGAACATGCCGCAGCGTTCTGCTTCCTCTGCTACAGAATCCTGCGCCTGCTTCTTCGTTCCTACGAACATGATCGTGCCGTTGTTCTCGGCGACCGATTTCACGAAGTTGTATGCTTCGTCTACTTTCTTAACGGTTTTCTGCAGGTCAATAATGTAAATCCCGTTACGTTCGGTGAAGATGTATTTGTCCATTTTCGGATTCCAGCGACGGGTCTGATGCCCGAAGTGTACCCCAGCTTCGAGAAGCTGTTTCATGGAGATGACTGCCATCTTCACACACCTCCTTTAATTTGGTTTTTGTTTTCCTCCGCCCCTCGCATCTCCCAAAGGCGAAACTTCCGTCCGAGAGGAAGCACCATCGCCGGGATTGATGGGCGTGTGTGTTTACACCGCTAATTAATATACCATAAGTCCACCATGCTTGCAACTGGGCGATATAACCCTGATGCATGAACGAAAAACAAAGCCTGAGACTTATCGAAAAAAACGCCGTACCCTAAGGGTCCGACGTTTAGGAATCGTGCGTAATTTCCCGAATGATTTCATCGAGATCCGGCTTGCCTTCGAACGTATACAAGCCGCTTAAGATATTAGTCGTTAAACGGCGCTCCCTGAGCTCGTTCAAAAACTGATTCTTGTCCTCGATCAGGCCCAGCGTCAGCAGCATGTCTGCCACGTTGGCCGGACGCGTGCCCGCGACAATGACGAATGACTTTCTTTCCACGACGGTCTGCTCCGCTTGCGCGATCGCTTCCTGGCGGGCTTCTTCCACACGCGCCGCAAGCTGGTCCTCCGAATAATAGACCGCATCCTTCACAACCAAAGAGAATCCCAGACGATCCGCCGCTTGCTCAAGCTGCTCCTCATCCAACATTTGCGGTTCCGGTTCCCGGTTTTCCAGCCTCTCCGCAACGGTCATCGTCTGCAGCAGAAGCGTGCCGACAATGAGCCCGATACCAAGCCCTGCAAGCAATGATTTATTTTTGAACACCGGCCTGCTCCTCCTGACCAGCCAAAGTCACAATCAACTGCACCTCGCCCTTATTCATCCCGAGCTTCTTCGCAATGGCCTCAATCGATTTTCCGCTTTCGTACAAGGCGAACAGCTCTGCATAACGGGTCCGCATCGGGGAATGACCTTCCTTCGCGGCCGGACTCGCAGAGAAAGCAGCGCCTGTCTTTGTCTCGTCAGCGGAAGCAGCGGGCAGAGTCGGAGCCGTTGAAATCGACAGGAAGCGTCGCTCCACCTCTGCCAGACGTTCCTCCGCCTTCCTCAATTCCCGCTCTGTTTCGATCGTCCGCTGTTCTTGCAAAGCCAACCGTTCCCGCAATTCGTTCATGCGCGCATCTTGCGTGCGTTTGATTTCTGTCATCGCTTCTACCAGCTTGCTGTTGCTGTCTTCCAATTCAGCAGCGAATGCGTCAAGCGATCCTTCAAGCTGCCTGCTGATCTCCTGTGTCTGTTCCGCATTGCTGCGCCTGGGCAGCAGCGCGGCGTACACGATGCACAACAAGCCTAGTACTACAATATAATGCCAAGCCTCCATGCCATTCCACCTTCATTTCTTCCAAACTTGATGTTTGGATGCCTGTTCATAACGTGATGTCCAAACGACGCCCTTTGTAAGGATGCGGTGCAGGCACTTCCATGCTGCCCGCAGGATCCCCTTCGGATTGCTGTTTGCCCTTTCTGGCATGGTCTCCCTGTCCACCGCTTCCTTTGCTTTGATCGCGTATCCTGCTCTCGGCCGTTTCGTCCGGCCGTGCCGCTCTTGTACGGTCCTTCTCCGCTTCCCGCTGCGCCTGAGTGCCAAGCATCGTTTGGTCTGCGACCGGTTTGTTCGACAGTTGCTGCTGCTGTTGCCCGGCATCGGTCGTGCGCGGCATAGATATTTGCAGTTCAATCGGTTTGAAATTCACTGCCTATCACCCGCTTTGCATATTGCTGAATTACCGGCTCACCACTAAAGATTGACGATGGAAATGTCGCCCTCCGACAATCGAAACACAACACGCGAGTACGTCTCCTTGACAAATCGCGTATAACGGCCAATGACAACCTTCGATCCGTTGAAGATCGTGCCAGTGACAATGACCTTCGCATTTTCCGTATCCTCCAGAGAATGCTCGATTTCAAGCATGCGCTCCTTCTTAGCCTGCAAATCAAGCTGCGCCTGCTTCTTCGTATTGTTCAGCTTGATGCGCATGGCCAGCTTGTCTGAAGAAAGCTGCCCCTGCAAAGCCATCGTATCCAGCAGACCGAGCGCCTTTTCCGTCTTATCCAAATTCTCTTTAATGGCGCGCGTTTCATTTCGAAGCTGCAGCAATTCGTTTCGCAACTCCGGCAGAACCCCTACCTCCAGGACGGTGGGCGTGGAGGTGGAATTGCCGATTGTGCGGGCATTGACGGTTTCGCCTGCCTGGACGACGCCTCCCACAATCAAGCCCTTGCTGCCCTGGCATACCACATTTTTTCCCGCCTTGACCTGGGCATGCATAATGCTTTGCGATACTAAGATATCTTCTGCTGCAGACAAGTTCGCATCCTGAACGAAGGAGCACTTGATCGACTTGCCTGCCTGGACATATCCTTTATTATGGCCCATGATCCCGGCTGTCACCTCAATGGAACCTCCCGCTTCGATTTCCGCTCCTTCCACTCCGCCGATGATGCGAATGTCGCCAGATGCTTTGACGCGAAAACCGGTAAGCACGTTGCCGCGGATCACGACGGTGCCGACGAAATCAATGTTGCCGACGCTATAATCGATATCGCCGTTGACCTCGTACACCGGAAATACATTGATTTTATCTCCATCCGTTTTGGAGACGACTCCGTCTATGACAGCGAACAGGCGCTTGTTCTCTTCATCGGCTACGACATTTTTGCCCATTTTGAAAAACGCTTCCTTGCCGTTCTTCGCAAACAATTCCTCGCCGGTCACGCTTCTTCCGGCTTTTCCTTCCTCGGCGCTCACGCGCGTTGCAATCAATTCCCCCTTCCGGACATTGTTAATTTGCCTCACCTGCTTGAAGTCGACTTTTCCGTCCTCCTGTTTGCCGGGACCGCCCTTCTCCTCGTGATAGACGCCCTCGGCCATCTGAATCCATCCGTCTGCCCCGTCGCGAGGACGGTCTCCTTCTGCAATGAGCGTACGCTTGTAGAGGTATTCAGGCAGCTTCTCTACAATTTCGGTCAGAGCCTCATGCCGTATCCCATACACAATGTGATGCGCTTTCAACACAGACAGCAGCTCCTCCTTCGTAAGGGTGAACTGCTCGTCGATGTTGGTAAACTGCACGTAAGCCTTCAGTTTGTCCTCTTCCAGCACGATGCTCACATAGTGGTCAATCGGATATGGGTTTGCCATGTCGCCACCTCCTGCTCAAGCTTTATTGTTCATGAAACAATAAGGTCTTGGCTCGATTTAAGGTGCCCCTGAGCCGCATCATTGCTTTGGAGTGGAGTTGTGAAATGCGCGACGGCGTCAAGGACATTACTTCTGCAATTTCGGTTAAGGACAAATCCTCGTAATAGAGTAGGGAGACCACCGTACGTTCTTTCTCCGTCAATTTGTCGATGGCCTTGGCCAGTTCCTCCCTTAAAAAAACATGGTGTACGGCGTCTTCCGGCTTTTTTGCCTTATCGTCAATCAATAGCTGAATGCGGGTTTCGGCTTCCTCATCCTTGATGGGATCCTCCAGCGAGCAAATCGTGGTCACCGAGACATCCTGCAGCATTTGCTGCAATTCCTGCTCATTCAAGCCGAGATGAGCGCAAATCTCCGCATCCGTTACGGATCGCAAATAGGTCTGCTCCAAAGTCTGGTAAGCTTCCTCCAGTTTTTTGGCCTTTTCCCGCACCGAGCGCGGCACCCAATCGTTCTGCCGCAGCCCGTCTATAATAGAACCCCGGATTCGCCAAGAGGCGTACGTCTCGAATTGCAAACCTCTGCCGGGATCGAATTTTTCTATCGCATCAATCAAACCCATGACACCATGGCTCGACAGATCGTCCCGTGACACATTACGCGGAAGACCAACTGCCAAACGATTCACCACATAGTCTACGAGCGGCAAATACTGCTCGATCAACATTTTCTTGGCATCGATATCGCCCTCTTCCTTCCATGCTTTCCATTCGGGAAGGTGGGAGAGGCGCGTTTCCTGCTGCGGCATGGGATTTCACCGTCCTTACTCTTCTGTCATACGTCGAACCGCATTTGCCATTTCCGCTGGCGTCTGCTCAGGCTTGCTCACCAGTTTGGGAGGATTTAAGGGCTGAAACGGATCTTCCCCTTCACTCTGCCCGCTTCCTCCTTCTGATTGCCGCGAAGCAGGAGGAAATTCCGCTTCCTCTGGCGTCTGCAAGTCAATCTGTCTGCCTACGCCGGAATAATGGGCTTCCCCATCTGCAGCGGCAGCGGCGTTCGCTGCCGCTGCAATGAACCCCAGCCACCACCGGATGAGAAAGGTGAGCAGAAAGAAAATGACAAATGCATATACACTTCGAGTCATTGCTGTAAACCAGACATTATGAGGCATGGAGATGAGCAATGTCAGCACCGCGCCTGCCCCGCCAAATGCAAAATTCCATCTTATCGTTCCATGCATATCCTACAATTCCTTTATGTGTTGATTCACGCTACGGATAATAAGAATCCCCGTATCGCCCAATAACTCAATGGTTCTGCCGTAATTGCCCCCCGTGTCTTCGCCCTTCAAGGGAATGCCGTACTCAGCCAAAATGGCTTTGCAGCTTTCAACATTTCTCGGACCGATGCGCATCGATTCGCTCGTTGCGGCAAAAGCAAACATCTGCGCGCCGCCGGCCATCTTGCCCACCATGCGGGACGTCATCGCCCCTGACTTCTGCATGCGATCAATCAATTCCGGAATTGCCGTATCGGCATACTTTGCTTTGTTCAGATTGCTGCCCTCGCGTGCAATGCTTGAAGTCGGCAGCATAATGTGCGCCATGCCGGAAACACGAGCGACCGGATCATGCAAGGTAAGTCCGACGCAAGAACCGAGTCCTGTCGTCTTCAGACTGCCCGCCCCAACTAATACGCCCAAATCAGCCATGCCAACTTTTACTGTACTTAAACTGGTCATTCAACAGGTACTCCCAAGGCAGCGAACATTTTGCCGAATGATTCGGGATCTGGAATAAGGAAAAAATGTCCTTCCACAGCATCCTGCCCTTCCAAAAATTTCGTATCAATAAGAAGCGCGCGGTCTCCCATCGCCCCGTACTCCATCAAACCAAAGCTCAGGATGGCGCCTGCCATATCGACAGCCAACGAGGGCACAGTTGGCTGAAGCGACAGTTTGGTAAAGTCGGCGAGGGAAGACAAGTAGGAACCCGCAAGGATATTGCCGATTTCGTGCAAAGCCGAATACTCCATCTCCGAGAAGCGGTCCTCTTCCTCCTCTATCTCCAGACCGGCGATCCGCTCCAGCAGTTTCTTCGCGGAGGCAGGCTGAATGACGAAAAACATATTGCCGGGCGCATCGCCGACGACGCGCAGGAAGATGGCAATCACAACTTGTTCCGATCCGCCGACAATATTCGTAATCGCCTCGAAGGGCAGCAGGTTGACCTTCGGAACCTGCATATCGACCGGCTTGTCCAGCAGCTTGGACAATGCCGTCGCCGCATTGCCTGCGCCGATATTGCCCACTTCCTTCAATACATCCATCTGAAAATCGGCCAAATGTTCGAACACGTGCGCTACTCCTCCAGCTGCTCGAGCTGAATGATTTCGCTTTTGTTCAGAACCTCTTCCAAATTCAAGAGAATCAACAGGCGATCTTCTCCCACCTTCGCAACGCCGCGCAAATATTTCGCCTTGATGCCGCCTACAACCTCTGGCGGATCTTCAATGTTGTCGGTGTTGACATCCAGCACATCGTTGGCCGCATCTACAATCATCCCGACTTCCAACTCTCCATAGGCCACGATCACAATGCGGGTGCTCTCGGTGTAAGCCGCCTCTTCTATCCCGAATCGGCCCCGCAAATCGATTACCGGGGTGACCACACCTCTTAGATTAATGACGCCCTTCACGAAATCGGGCGTTTTGGGCACGCGTGTCATCGGCACCATTCGCTCAATTGTCCGCACTTTGTCAACCTCTACGCCGTACTCCTCTTGCCCTAATGAAAATACAATGACCTTCAATTCTTCTCCCATGGTATGTACCTCCTCGCATTGGATCGTGTAGCTTGTACACGGAAGCTTACTTGAACAGAGCGTTCGGATCAATAATCAGCGATACTTGCCCGTCTCCCAAAATGGTAGCGCCGGATATGCCAAACAAATTCGTCAAATACTTGCCGATCGATTTCAACACAATTTCCTGCTGTCCGATGAACTCGTCCACTTCAAGCGAAATGACCTTGTCTCCTTTGCGTACGATCACGAGATTCAGATCTTCCGGTTTGTCCGCAGCGGAGTCTGGACATTCGAACACTTCCTTTAGCGACACGAGCGGAATCACGCCTTCCCGATAATCGATCATCGGGTTGCCGTGAACTCGGCGGACCTTGTCCGGAGCGATGGCCATAGTCTCCACGATGGAAGAAAGCGGGACCGCATATTTCTCATCGCCGACCCGAATCAGCATAGCTGATATGATGGACAGCGTAAGAGGCAGCTGAATGGAAAATTTGGTGCCGACACCAAGCTTGGATTCGACTGATACTTGACCGCCTAGCTGCTCAATTTTCGATTTGACAACGTCCAGACCGACCCCGCGTCCTGAAATATCGGAGATTTTGTCCGCCGTGCTGAAGCCCGAAGCGAACAAAAGCTGGTAAACCTCCGTATCCTCCATCGATTGCGCCTGCTGCTCGGTAACGACATTGTTCTTGATCGCCGTCTTCAGCACCTTATGGCGATCGATGCCCTTTCCGTCATCCTCAATCTCAATAAACACATGATTGCCGGAATGAAAAGCGCGAAGGTGAATCGTTCCCGTCTCCGGCTTCCCATTGCTCACCCGCTCGTTCGGCAGTTCAACACCGTGGTCGACGGAGTTGCGCAGCAGGTGCACCAGCGGGTCGCCAATCTCGTCAATAACGGTGCGATCCAGCTCTGTATCCGCGCCGGTTATTTCCAGCTCCACTTTTTTCTCCAATGTTTTGGAAATATCCCGAATCATCCGCGGGAAGCGGTTAAATACGGACTCTACCGGAACCATGCGCAGCTTAAGCACGATATTCTGCAAATCGGAGCTGACCCGTGCCATGTGCTCCACCGTTTCCGTCAATTCATTTCTGCGGATCTCCTCCGCGAGCGATTCCAGGCGAACGCGATCAATCAACAGTTCGCTGAACAAATTCATCAATACATCAAGCCGCTCAATATCGACACGAATCGTACGATTGGCCACTTTCGCAGCTGGAGCGCCTTGCGCCTGTCGCCCTGCCTTGCTCTCGGCCGCGGATGAATCCCCGGCTGCCGCTTGCACAGATTTCTGTTCCTCTTCCCTTTGCTGCTTGCTTTGCTGCAACTGCTTCAAGCTCTCGGCAGTCAATTGGGTCGCCTGTACGCTCTCAATCTCGGAGACATTGCCGACCAATCCGGTCAGCGCTTCCTGATCCAGTCCTGTAATATAGTAGACGGAAAAGCTCCGGTCAAATTTCTCATTCTCGATATCTTGTACGCTAGGGGACGACTTGATGACCTCGCCGTTCTGCTCCAGCGCTTCAAATACCATGTAGGCCCGGGCTGCCTTTAGCACGCAGTCTTCGCGAATCCCTACCTGTATGGAATAAGCCAGCATCCCCTGCTCCATCGACTGCTCCAGTATGGAAATCTGAAATTCATCGAGATCAAAGCTGGACGCTTCCTCGCTCTTCACCGGTGCGGCCGACGCCTGCGGACCGCTTTGCGACTTGTAGTCGCCAGACACGATGCTCTGCAGGTTTCTCACCAGGTCAGAAACGTCGGATTTGCCGCTTCCTCCTTCGATGATGTCGTACACCATCGCTTCCAGACTGTCCAAACCTTTGAACAGCACGTCAAAGATGAACTCGTCCATGGTCAGCTTGTGGTTTCGCAGCAGATCCAGCACATTCTCCATCTCATGCGTCAGGTGGGCCAAGTCCTCGAACCCCATCGTAGCCGACATGCCTTTGAGCGTATGCGCCGACCGAAAAATATGCTGAACGATCGATATGTCGTCCGGCGCATTTTCCAGGGCAAGCAGGTTGTCGTTCATCGCTTGAAGATGATCCTTGGACTCGTCAATAAACATGCTTAAATATTGATTTACTTCCACGATCCTGCACCTCCTAGTCTGAATACAAGCAAGGCTTGTTTGCAAACATGTTGTCTATTGGGTAATGCGTACCAGCTTCGATGCAATGTCATGCAACGGAAGCACGCAGGTAGCCGCATTCAGTTCAACAGCAGATCGAGGCATGCCATAGATCACGCTTGTTTCCTCTGATTCGGCAATTGTCGTAGCCGCACCTGCGTCCAATAAGGCCTTCATGCCTCTCGCCCCGTCGCTTCCCATTCCCGTCAGAAGAACGGCATGCAGCGTAAGCTGACGCAGAGGAAGCAGTGATTCGTAAAGGGCATCAACGGACGGGCGATGCCCGGATCGCGGAGAGTCCTTGTTAAGCCTGATCGTATAACGGTTATCGCCCTTTTCCCGAACCCCCATATGCCAGCCTCCCGGTGCGATATAGGCCATTCCGGCTGATAATGGCATGCCCTCCTCGGCTTCCACAACCGTTATCCTGCACACCGCATTCAAGCGCTGTGCCAGCGATTGGGTAAATTTGGGCGGCATATGTTGAACGATCAGGATCGGTGCCGGAAAATTCTCGGGTATGCCAGTCAAGAGCTGCTGCAGGGCACGCGGGCCGCCTGTCGAAGTCCCAATCGCTACAAGATGCGAGAATGACATGCGCAGACCCGGCTTGCGTCCTGCCGGCTCCTGCTGCGGCAAGCTTGAGGGCGGCTTGGACGGCTTGGGCAGCTTGGACGGCTTGGCGAGACGCTTCACCTGCGTTGTCGCCGCCGCTATTACTTTCTCATGAAGCAATTCCCGCACCTTGTGCAGATCGAGCGAAATGGATCCGGAAGGCTTCTGAATAAAATCGACTGCCCCAATCTGCAGCGCCTCGATCGTTTCCTTTGCCCCCGCATCAGTCAAGCTGCTTAACATGACAACCGGTGTCGGCATTTCATTCATGATGGCCTTCAACGCCTCAAGCCCGTTCATCTCTGGCATTTCCACATCCAACGTAATGACATCCGGCTTCAGGGCCATCGTCTTCTCGATAGCCTCCTTGCCGTTTCGGGCCGTAGCCTGAACGGTCAACCGGGGATGCTCATTTAGCAAATCCGATATCATCTTCCGCATAAAAGCCGAATCATCCACGACCAATACCTGAAGCTTTTCCATCGGCATCCTCCTCTTGAACAAAGTAGTAACGTTCATGGTGCAGGGAGTAATGTAACTGTTATTTCACCAACCGGAACATTCGACTGAGGAAGCCCTTCACCCCTTGTCCTTCGGCTACGGCTTTTCGGCTGCGAAGCTCCTCCTGCAAATAGCGGCTGAC
This genomic interval carries:
- the pyrH gene encoding UMP kinase, with product MEQPKYKRIVLKLSGEALAGNLGYGIEADTIHSIAGQVKEVHALGIEVAIVVGGGNIWRGIAGSSQGIDRATADYMGMLATVMNSLALQDALENMDVPTRVQTSIEMQQVAEPYIRRRAIRHLEKGRVVIFAAGTGNPFFSTDTTAALRAAEIEAEVILMAKNKVDGVYTADPFKDPEAKKFDTLTYMDVLNQNLGVMDATASSLCKDNHIPLIVFSITEKGNIKRVVLGETIGTLIADA
- the tsf gene encoding translation elongation factor Ts, with protein sequence MAVTAQMVKELREKTGAGMLDCKKALEEANGDLTKASEILREKGLAAAASKAGRAATEGVVESYIHAGGRIGVLVEVNCETDFVAKTDQFKEFVRDVAMQIAAASPRYVRKEDVPQEDLDKEREILRAQALNEGKPEKIVEKMVEGRLGKYYEEYCLLEQSYIKDPDKTIAQLVNEKISTIGENISIRRFVRFELGEGLEKKEDNFVEEVMAQAKR
- the rpsB gene encoding 30S ribosomal protein S2; this encodes MAVISMKQLLEAGVHFGHQTRRWNPKMDKYIFTERNGIYIIDLQKTVKKVDEAYNFVKSVAENNGTIMFVGTKKQAQDSVAEEAERCGMFYINQRWLGGTLTNFETIRKRINRLKELERWAEDGTFDVLPKKEVILLNKEKARLEKFLGGIKGMERLPDALFVIDPRKERIAVAEARKLGIPIVGIVDTNCDPDEIDYVIPGNDDAIRAVKLLTSKMADAVVEAHQGEQTTA
- a CDS encoding DUF6115 domain-containing protein, whose product is MEAWHYIVVLGLLCIVYAALLPRRSNAEQTQEISRQLEGSLDAFAAELEDSNSKLVEAMTEIKRTQDARMNELRERLALQEQRTIETERELRKAEERLAEVERRFLSISTAPTLPAASADETKTGAAFSASPAAKEGHSPMRTRYAELFALYESGKSIEAIAKKLGMNKGEVQLIVTLAGQEEQAGVQK
- a CDS encoding DUF342 domain-containing protein; this encodes MANPYPIDHYVSIVLEEDKLKAYVQFTNIDEQFTLTKEELLSVLKAHHIVYGIRHEALTEIVEKLPEYLYKRTLIAEGDRPRDGADGWIQMAEGVYHEEKGGPGKQEDGKVDFKQVRQINNVRKGELIATRVSAEEGKAGRSVTGEELFAKNGKEAFFKMGKNVVADEENKRLFAVIDGVVSKTDGDKINVFPVYEVNGDIDYSVGNIDFVGTVVIRGNVLTGFRVKASGDIRIIGGVEGAEIEAGGSIEVTAGIMGHNKGYVQAGKSIKCSFVQDANLSAAEDILVSQSIMHAQVKAGKNVVCQGSKGLIVGGVVQAGETVNARTIGNSTSTPTVLEVGVLPELRNELLQLRNETRAIKENLDKTEKALGLLDTMALQGQLSSDKLAMRIKLNNTKKQAQLDLQAKKERMLEIEHSLEDTENAKVIVTGTIFNGSKVVIGRYTRFVKETYSRVVFRLSEGDISIVNL
- a CDS encoding FliA/WhiG family RNA polymerase sigma factor; this translates as MPQQETRLSHLPEWKAWKEEGDIDAKKMLIEQYLPLVDYVVNRLAVGLPRNVSRDDLSSHGVMGLIDAIEKFDPGRGLQFETYASWRIRGSIIDGLRQNDWVPRSVREKAKKLEEAYQTLEQTYLRSVTDAEICAHLGLNEQELQQMLQDVSVTTICSLEDPIKDEEAETRIQLLIDDKAKKPEDAVHHVFLREELAKAIDKLTEKERTVVSLLYYEDLSLTEIAEVMSLTPSRISQLHSKAMMRLRGTLNRAKTLLFHEQ
- a CDS encoding chemotaxis protein CheD; this encodes MTSLSTVKVGMADLGVLVGAGSLKTTGLGSCVGLTLHDPVARVSGMAHIMLPTSSIAREGSNLNKAKYADTAIPELIDRMQKSGAMTSRMVGKMAGGAQMFAFAATSESMRIGPRNVESCKAILAEYGIPLKGEDTGGNYGRTIELLGDTGILIIRSVNQHIKEL
- a CDS encoding chemotaxis protein CheC codes for the protein MDVLKEVGNIGAGNAATALSKLLDKPVDMQVPKVNLLPFEAITNIVGGSEQVVIAIFLRVVGDAPGNMFFVIQPASAKKLLERIAGLEIEEEEDRFSEMEYSALHEIGNILAGSYLSSLADFTKLSLQPTVPSLAVDMAGAILSFGLMEYGAMGDRALLIDTKFLEGQDAVEGHFFLIPDPESFGKMFAALGVPVE
- a CDS encoding chemotaxis protein CheW — encoded protein: MGEELKVIVFSLGQEEYGVEVDKVRTIERMVPMTRVPKTPDFVKGVINLRGVVTPVIDLRGRFGIEEAAYTESTRIVIVAYGELEVGMIVDAANDVLDVNTDNIEDPPEVVGGIKAKYLRGVAKVGEDRLLILLNLEEVLNKSEIIQLEQLEE
- a CDS encoding chemotaxis protein CheA; this encodes MEVNQYLSMFIDESKDHLQAMNDNLLALENAPDDISIVQHIFRSAHTLKGMSATMGFEDLAHLTHEMENVLDLLRNHKLTMDEFIFDVLFKGLDSLEAMVYDIIEGGSGKSDVSDLVRNLQSIVSGDYKSQSGPQASAAPVKSEEASSFDLDEFQISILEQSMEQGMLAYSIQVGIREDCVLKAARAYMVFEALEQNGEVIKSSPSVQDIENEKFDRSFSVYYITGLDQEALTGLVGNVSEIESVQATQLTAESLKQLQQSKQQREEEQKSVQAAAGDSSAAESKAGRQAQGAPAAKVANRTIRVDIERLDVLMNLFSELLIDRVRLESLAEEIRRNELTETVEHMARVSSDLQNIVLKLRMVPVESVFNRFPRMIRDISKTLEKKVELEITGADTELDRTVIDEIGDPLVHLLRNSVDHGVELPNERVSNGKPETGTIHLRAFHSGNHVFIEIEDDGKGIDRHKVLKTAIKNNVVTEQQAQSMEDTEVYQLLFASGFSTADKISDISGRGVGLDVVKSKIEQLGGQVSVESKLGVGTKFSIQLPLTLSIISAMLIRVGDEKYAVPLSSIVETMAIAPDKVRRVHGNPMIDYREGVIPLVSLKEVFECPDSAADKPEDLNLVIVRKGDKVISLEVDEFIGQQEIVLKSIGKYLTNLFGISGATILGDGQVSLIIDPNALFK
- a CDS encoding protein-glutamate methylesterase/protein-glutamine glutaminase encodes the protein MEKLQVLVVDDSAFMRKMISDLLNEHPRLTVQATARNGKEAIEKTMALKPDVITLDVEMPEMNGLEALKAIMNEMPTPVVMLSSLTDAGAKETIEALQIGAVDFIQKPSGSISLDLHKVRELLHEKVIAAATTQVKRLAKPSKLPKPSKPPSSLPQQEPAGRKPGLRMSFSHLVAIGTSTGGPRALQQLLTGIPENFPAPILIVQHMPPKFTQSLAQRLNAVCRITVVEAEEGMPLSAGMAYIAPGGWHMGVREKGDNRYTIRLNKDSPRSGHRPSVDALYESLLPLRQLTLHAVLLTGMGSDGARGMKALLDAGAATTIAESEETSVIYGMPRSAVELNAATCVLPLHDIASKLVRITQ